The Branchiostoma lanceolatum isolate klBraLanc5 chromosome 5, klBraLanc5.hap2, whole genome shotgun sequence region TACAAACTAGCTGGCGTTCAAGGGTGATATGtctcttaagcccccctctcactggacccgcggcatgctggcggcgtcgctgcgtcctaaactgtgttatccttgactttgggaatatcattcaaaacgtaaaagtatgaccaaaaagacaacagaacacaaaagcttaaaaagattcgttttttgtcgatgaaattcgttgagtgctttgtcaattcgatcggccgcagcgtcagcgacgccgccagcgtgccccgggtccagtgagaggggggctttacgtaTGCTTGAAGACTGAAGGGTTCCATCTCGCGGTCGGGAAGAGTTTGGAGATCGCTCTTCTTGCGATAGATCTTGCACGCCGGCACCATCCATGGAACTTCGCGCTTCGGTTGGAGTATTTCTGAAAGTGACACGTAATGGTACATGTGTCATAAGGATATAGGTTACAAATCTTTGAACTTGATGAAGATTGGTTAAACTTGATTCCAACACAAGGAATAAGACCTGCCAAATCTACGACCAGTCTTCTATATCATGCGCTGAGCAATCGCTTCGACAGTTAGATAAGAACATTCTGTTCGTTCTTATCTAACTGTCGACCAGAGTGCCAAAATTGTccatctgaaaacatcttttaaaagctgacaccttgcAGAATCTcactggcaagtttgttttgccagatttagtcgttaaagcAAACTAGAATTTCAAAgagatcgattggtcggggtgacagTCACTAGTCAAATCTTATTTTGTAGTCACCAGCCGTTATTAAAGTTATTTCCTCCGTAAAACTGAAGGTATAGTTTTTGTTCTGTCTGTGTTTATGTTAACAagaaattttggaggaggaaaACTCTCACTTTGGATtttggattttcatgatttttggcatgtactTTGGACAGCTTAGCTAAAGGTACACATGATGAGCTGTAGATTATGAGACTCAGAGTGTAATTTGAAGtcaaaaggggaaatgttataTTTCAGGTGTTTTCCTATGTAGGACGTTGACTTGTTCAAGTGAGGGACAAAGGGGATTTTAAGCCATGcaataaagaaaaatacagataatcctcattacttatgcaaattcaatcccaatttgcataatttgcacttcattgtgtatatctctgtctaagccacctgcatagtaaataacatgaaaatctgttgctcctttcttcagttattctccgtagaagattttgacaaatacaccattgcagttccagtgacagataccggggggcccaaaattgaccttgacctttctcctcccaacacctactcacatatcaaatatcattacaatccatccggacgttcttcagttatgctgactttaagcatcctgacgcacaaacatacacacacgcaagcacATACGCAAGCACACGCAAAACCATATCTCCAATGAAGAAGTTTGTAAAAGTGCCTAACCATAATTGTCTTCCGGTTCCAAAGGAAGGAAGGCCCACTGGTTTTCCTGGTACAGACGGTAGGCACGATCGGGGTCATCCTTGGCGAGCATACACGACAGCGCATTCGGGTGGTTCCGGCAAAAGTCGGTTGGTTCCGTAGTCTCCTCTATGCCAATGACAAGATGATAAATGCTAATCAAGTTGAtgaaatttgtaatttttgtatgtGCAGTATATCGtctaagaaatgtacaaaaatgacatTATTTGGGTAAAAATTGATATTATCACAGTTTCTGCCCCGAAATTGTCATAGATCAACTCTTGCATAATTTCACCGCGagtacaagaaaacaaaataatgatattttccGTTACCTGCCGGGAGTCCGCGagtacaagaaaacaaaataatgatattttccGTTACCTGCCGGGAGTCCATAGAGGTTGAGCTATGCAAGAAATGGCTGCCAGCCTTTGTGGGTCCGAGTGACCAGGAACCTCCAATACCGCGCTGTTCCCCGGAACCCGCCGAACTCCTGACGCCTGTTCGTCCCGATCTGTACGTTACCGACGGACTTGACATCCTCCCAGTTGTACGGACTCCCTACCTgcgatacgtcgatgaaggttagacatccagatggtaagataagccaaaaatagttaagaCTTTAGGAAATTTAGAAATTCTTAACAATTTTCCATAATTTACACTAATTTACACTAATTTACACTAATTTACAATaattttcagtaattttcaataatttcaataattttcaatgattttcaataattttcaataattttcaataattttcaataattttcacattttcacattttcaaaattttacccagttgcttaTCCTAACCTGCGACTTTTGCAACGTGAATGATGCGATGCTTCTGGCCCTGTCTCCCTCGTTGTTGACTGCGATGCGGGTCAGAGTGTGGGGCGCTGCGAGGTCCAGTACGATGTACCAATTGTTGTAGTACCGACCCTCACCGCTCCATGGGTTCCAGTAGGTCCGAATGTCCCCATCCAGGGCTTCTGTGGCATCGTGTGTCACTCCGTTTATGTACGCCGGGTTACAACACGTGTAAACAACCCAGGACGGGTCCTGTGTCAGCCATACACCTAGAGAGGAGAATGCAGAGACGATGAGCAACTAGAGTTTGGCGACATCATACCTGCGTAAGATATTTAGAGCTGTTGtgaaatctatgcaaatgacttccacatttttATAATCTACGCATAGTGTTGTTTACCTTTCACAAATTCACATATGTCATAAATACGACATTTTCAACATCTCCAGAGATGGAAGGATGTCTattgctactactactactaccaccgCCACATTTTCcatttaattatgtaaataaggcccgTATTTGCAGGTGTTGTATGCGTTTACCTGCCATAGGCATAGATTACATGGACATGTGTTACATGTTTTAGTCCAATTGTGGAAAGCACCGGGATTATAGAATTTccccattgattatgcaaattaggtccttatttacataactATCATCTAATTGCGTACATCCTTGTCTGAGCTACCTTTATGTCAAAAATCATGTAAATCCACTGTTCCTTTACTCtttgaaaagtttttaaaaaacacGCCTGCATTTCAAATATTACTGCAATAAATCACTTTGTCCTGGAGATGTTTGGATGCTATCAGCCATCCAAACATCTTGACCATAGCAGATTTCCATTATCTTCCAATTGGCCATGCAGATAccttagatagagatgtacacaataagATGCAAACAAAagttatgaaaataagggctaAACTTGCATACCATACGATACCATACGAATTCTTTCATAAAAGCGcttcaatacatgtaacgttagcacaTGTAAACCATAGCAGGTGGAACATAGACATATACCAAACTTTAGAATAACGGCCTAATCTGCCAAATTGATATCAATACGGAAATGTATAACTccaaagtggtaaatgatggagaTCTCATACTTGTATGCTTGGAAAATGCGTTTGAAAACTGGGCCTACAGTGTTAAAGTTCAGCATAATTCCACGAAAACATCTGTTTTCCAACATCGTTTCACGGAGGTTGGTTGTTTTAAAAATGATGCCATACATGTCAATTTTGGAAGATTTGATGTAATTTGATTGCAGCACCACAAAGTCCTGGTAGTGTTCCTTACAGGTTGGATTTCCGAACTCTCCAAGTAAAGGCTGGTGGGGGAGCTTGCAATTGTCATCTTTTTaccatatgccccgttttttgtcggcTCTCCCCACCAAAAAATGGGACATaggtaaaaaggtcacaatctcccacactaacctctgcttggagagcaggaTTTCCGGTCCTTAATCATCACCTTTAAAGGGAATTCGTAACTGAAGACGTAAGACCAtattatgttgatttgattatatggatgacatggtctgaacaccaaaactgatgcaagcgacATCAGTGTCCGTTTTCAAaaatctatatactagtattgtttttctcttcaatttacagcataaattttcttatttttcagcTGCTTAGTACGATTTACaatatggccgaaaactttatTTTCGGAACCGGACGGAACTGGttgtcatccaaataatcacATTAAATTGGCCTAAGATCGGAACAATGTCAACCTTCCATTACTGGTACTTAAAGTCGTTAGCTTGAAGTGGTAACGTTGTGActgaagcccccctctcacgggacccgcggcacgctggcgacgtcgctgtgtcctgaactggatttgtgttacccttgactttataatggggaatatcatttaaaacgtacgagtatgaccaaaaagacaacaacaaaattattttcttgtcgatgaaattcgttgagtgctttgtcaattcgatcgtgccgcgggtccagtgagagggggggaggTAAAACAAAGCACAAaggaatttcatcgacaaaaaacgaatctttttaagctttgtgtgttttgttgtcgttttggtcacacttgtacgttttgaatgttaTTCCCATTATtaaatcaagggtaacacaaatccagtttaggacagagcaacgccgccagcgtgccgcgggtccagtgagaggggggcttaagggacCCATTCTTTATACGATCGAAGCACGATCACCGTACGATCACAAACTGGTATTCTGTGGATAGTCGTGCGTGAATCGAACAACA contains the following coding sequences:
- the LOC136434270 gene encoding uncharacterized protein isoform X2; this translates as MNIRALVTLCLIVVVPTEGVYLKTPEDKKGVWLTQDPSWVVYTCCNPAYINGVTHDATEALDGDIRTYWNPWSGEGRYYNNWYIVLDLAAPHTLTRIAVNNEGDRARSIASFTLQKSQVGSPYNWEDVKSVGNVQIGTNRRQEFGGFRGTARYWRFLVTRTHKGWQPFLA
- the LOC136434270 gene encoding uncharacterized protein isoform X1; the protein is MNIRALVTLCLIVVVPTEGVYLKTPEDKKGVWLTQDPSWVVYTCCNPAYINGVTHDATEALDGDIRTYWNPWSGEGRYYNNWYIVLDLAAPHTLTRIAVNNEGDRARSIASFTLQKSQVRISNWVGSPYNWEDVKSVGNVQIGTNRRQEFGGFRGTARYWRFLVTRTHKGWQPFLA